The Cucumis melo cultivar AY chromosome 5, USDA_Cmelo_AY_1.0, whole genome shotgun sequence genome has a segment encoding these proteins:
- the LOC103491636 gene encoding protein MET1, chloroplastic — protein MFTTMSLAPHYLYSSRLLPKICPPNHSSSSSFILCSQSHSHPKLSHPPFSTSFSTSHSLKHSPFILRASDTESKTDTDSDDPNQQPYEEYEVELEQPYGLKFAKGRDGGTYIDAIAPGGFADKTGLFTVGDRVLATSAVFGTEIWPAAEYGRTMYTIRQRIGPLLMKMQKRYGKTDSFGELTEKEIIRAERNSGVVSNKVREIQLQNALRMKEQKARRENDLRQGLRLYKNAKYEEALEKFESVLGSKPTPDEASVASYNVACCYSQLNQLKAGLSALEDALGAGFEDFKRVRTDPDLSNLRALEEFEPLVKRFDESFINENAINAIKSLFGFKT, from the exons ATGTTCACCACCATGTCTTTAGCTCCCCATTATCTCTATTCTTCACGCTTACTTCCCAAAATTTGCCCTCCTAACcattcctcttcctcttccttcaTTCTATGCTCTCAATCCCATTCCCATCCCAAACTCTCTCATCCACCTTTCTCCACTTCCTTTTCAACTTCTCATTCCCTTAAACACTCACCTTTCATCCTCAGAGCATCCGATACAGAATCCAAAACCGACACTGATTCAGATGATCCTAACCAACAACCTTACGAAGAGTACGAAGTGGAGCTAGAGCAGCCTTATGGTTTGAAATTCGCCAAGGGCCGAGATGGTGGAACTTATATCGACGCCATTGCTCCTGGTGGTTTTGCCGACAAGACTGGATTGTTCACCGTTGGTGATAGAGTTCTTGCTACCAG TGCAGTATTTGGTACAGAAATATGGCCCGCTGCTGAATACGGAAGGACAATGTACACAATTCGGCAAAGAATTGGTCCGTTACTCATGAAAATGCAGAAGAGATATG GAAAAACAGATAGTTTCGGTGAGTTAACGGAAAAGGAGATAATCAGAGCAGAAAGAAACTCGGGCGTAGTCAGTAATAAAGTGAGAGAAATTCAA TTGCAAAATGCCTTGAGAATGAAGGAGCAGAAAGCACGCAGAGAAAATGACCTACGCCAAGGGCTGCGTCTCTACAA GAATGCTAAATATGAGGAAGCCTTAGAGAAATTCGAATCAGTGTTGGGATCAAAACCAACTCCAGACGAAGCTTCGGTTGCTAGTTACAATGTTGCATGCTGTTATTCCCAACTAAATCAG TTAAAAGCTGGGCTATCAGCACTTGAAGACGCCTTGGGAGCAGGATTTGAAGACTTTAAG AGAGTTCGGACGGATCCTGATCTATCAAACCTAAGGGCATTAGAGGAATTTGAGCCTCTTGTGAAAAGGTTTGACGAATCATTTATCAATGAGAATGCCATCAATGCCATCAAGTCCCTATTCGGCTTCAAAACATAA